One genomic region from Phragmites australis chromosome 1, lpPhrAust1.1, whole genome shotgun sequence encodes:
- the LOC133889418 gene encoding B3 domain-containing protein LFL1-like translates to MTGISKGRPSPTSTSSSSGDSRPRRITRKRRSARRGTRGAARRPPAPRSVNELDLNTAALDPDHYATGLRVILQKELRNSDVSQLGRIVLPKKEAEAYLPILISKDGKSLCMQDLLNAQLWTFKYRYWPNNKSRMYVLENTGDYVRAHDLQQGDFIVIYRDDENNRFVIGAKKAGDERTATVPQLHEHISATLPASQVIHDYAAPVAPEADILAMVPQANENYEIFDGILNSLPEIPVANVRYSDFFDPFGDCMDMTNPLNASHSVHLAAHFHDDKTGNSSLPYPNTGPQM, encoded by the exons ATGACCGGCATCAGCAAGGGCCGCCCCTCCCcgacctccacctcctcctcctccggcgacAGTAGGCCTCGGCGGATCACCCGGAAGCGCAGGTCCGCCCGCCGCGGGACCCGCGGCGCCGCCCGGAGGCCACCGGCGCCTCGATCG GTAAATGAGCTGGACTTGAATACAGCTGCTCTTGATCCGGAT CATTATGCTACTGGATTGAGAGTTATTCTGCAGAAGGAGCTTCGAAATAGCGATGTAAGCCAACTTGGAAGAATCGTTCTCCCAAAG AAGGAGGCGGAGGCTTACCTCCCGATTCTGATATCAAAGGACGGAAAAAGTTTATGCATGCAAGATTTGCTAAATGCACAACTGTGGACCTTCAAGTACAG ATATTGGCCCAACAATAAAAGCAGGATGTACGTACTTGAAAATACTG GGGATTATGTCAGAGCTCATGATCTTCAGCAAGGAGACTTCATTGTGATATACAGAGACGACGAAAATAACCGCTTT GTCATAGGAGCAAAGAAAGCGGGAGATGAACGCACTGCCACTGTGCCACAACTCCATGAGCATATCTCTGCGACTTTGCCAGCTTCACAAGTTATCCATGACTACGCAGCTCCTGTTGCACCAGAAGCTGATATCCTTGCCATGGTGCCACAAGCTAATGAGAACTATGAGATATTCGACGGGATACTGAACTCTCTGCCAGAGATACCAGTAGCCAATGTGAGGTACTCTGACTTCTTCGATCCATTTGGTGACTGCATGGACATGACAAATCCCCTGAACGCCAGCCACTCCGTTCACCTGGCGGCACATTTCCATGACGACAAGACAGGGAATTCTTCGTTACCCTACCCAAATACTGGGCCTCAGATGTGA